ATTAATAAGAGTTTAAACAAAACACCAAAATGGGAGTACTTAAGTACAAGCGAGTTTCAATCCCTAAGAGGTATTAATAAGAGTTTAAACGTTCTAGCCGATATTTTCTCGTCAAACCATTCGTGTTTCAATCCCTAAGAGGTATTAATAAGAGTTTAAACTGACGATGTGATCGGTGAATTGGAAGCTCACATTCAAGTTTCAATCCCTAAGAGGTATTAATAAGAGTTTAAACTTTGGATTATTGGGATTAGTATTGGGATTGGGAATGTTTCAATCCCTAAGAGGTATTAATAAGAGTTTAAACGTACAATACAGTTATACAACTAAGTAAAAAGGTAGTTTCAATCCCTAAGAGGTATTAATAAGAGTTTAAACAGGAACTACTAAAGTAAGAATAGAAATAATATCTTGTTTCAATCCCTAAGAGGTATTAATAAGAGTTTAAACAGTAATAAGAGATTGGAAAATTTTGCGAAGTTCGTTTCAATCCCTAAGAGGTATTAATAAGAGTTTAAACACTGCAAAAGATGAAGCCTTGAAAAAAGGCAGTGAAGTTTCAATCCCTAAGAGGTATTAATAAGAGTTTAAACTAATTGATAATGACCCTGCTGGAGAAAAAAAAGCCGTTTCAATCCCTAAGAGGTATTAATAAGAGTTTAAACTTACATAAAAGGAGCAGAAGAAGGCATAAAAATTCGTTTCAATCCCTAAGAGGTATTAATAAGAGTTTAAACATCAAAAAGCCAATCAATATCAGTATTAAATCTGCAGTTTCAATCCCTAAGAGGTATTAATAAGAGTTTAAACCGCCCACGATCGAAGCCTTTGATATATAAAGTTTTCAAGGTACAATTGCGTAAGCCTATTCATAATTATAAATGAAATTAATACCAACGTCAAAAAAAAATAACGAAAACCCTTGTGAACAAAAAAGCGTAAGGCTATAAAAATTTGAAATTGGTAGAAACTAGACTATATATAGAGTTGTGAGGTAAATCTTCTCAAGTCTAATTTTACACCCTATCCCTTACGCATATCTTATATTGCTGATTGCCTATGTTTCTATATAGTTATATTTTTATACTCCCTCAAATAAAAGAGTTATAATCAGAAAATAAAAAGATAGGACAATCGAGATATGACTCAAACTTTAACAGCAGAACAACTTTTTCGCAATGCTTACGAAAATCGCTATACATGGGATGAGAATTTTCCGGGTTATACCTGTGACATTACCTATAAAACCCCTACAGCTACCTATACAGCCAAGGGTAAAATAGAATCTAATCTACAGTTTAGCATTTCTGACATCGAAGATAGTTCCGCTCAAAAAGCAATTCAACAACAGTTATGGGAGATTACCATTCACCGAGTTAATCATAGTTTTGAAAAATCCCACGGAGAAAATACTTTCAGCTTTGGAGAAACTGATGCAGATGGTGCGGTAGAAATTCTTGTGGGCGGTGCTTCTCAAGGCAATAAATATAAGGTAAAAGATAATGTTGTTACCCTTGTTTATCGCAAAATCCGTGATATTTTCGTTACTATCAACACTTTTGAGGTTTTACACACTGACAAAGGCTATTTATCTTTAGGTTATGACTCCATTTACGCTGATGCTCAAACTGGTGAACAAAAAGGGGCTAAATCTATTTTTCATGACAAATTTGAGAAAGTTGGTGATTACTACGTTTTAACTAATCGTCAGATTATTACGGAAGAAAATGAGCAACCAACAATTACCGAATTTAGTTTTTCTAATATCGTTTTTAATTAACGCCAATTAATAATTAACCTGAGTTTGGGATAAATTTTCATGTCTGAGTGATGAGAAAAAGGACAAAGGGCAAACCCTCCTTTATCTCCCCTAAATAGGGAGGAGAGTAAGAGGCAAAAGGAAAAGGTGTTTAATAAAATTCCCTCTCTCCCCTCATCCCCGTAAGGGTTGAATATATTCAACCCCTACCACCTGCAACCTGAAACCTTATCCCATATTTTTAAACCAAACTGAGATGATAATTATGTTATAAAATTATTTTTAATAAAATCAATAGCAGTTTCTTTATTATTTATTTTACCTTCGATATAGGCAATTTGTATCTCTGTTAAGATTTTACCAATTAAAGGGCTAGGGGCAATATTCAAATATTTCATAATATCTTTACCTGATAATAGTGGTTGAGGATGTGCGATCGCATCTTCAGGATTTTGGTATAATTCCATAAGCTGAAGAATTAAATCTTTGGATACATTGTGAGCAAGGGCAAAAACAGCTAAATTTGGAAAATAATCCCCTACTGACTGGAAGAAAAAATATTGTTTTCTTTTATTTTTTTGGAAATCTATTTCTGTTAAATTATTGGTGAATTGTAGTATAGTCAAAACTGATTTTATTTCTTGACGGGAGTATTTTAAATTAATTAATTCTGTTTCAGCAATCGAAGGATTTTGGTTAGTTAAACAAGCTAATTTTGCTTCTTTATACCATGAATAATTATCAGGAAAATTTGACCTATATTTACTGCTTAAAAACTGGGCAGATTCATCAATGTTTGCTAAGAGATTGACCATTTTTTCATCAGCAGAAGGAAAACAAAGGTCGAGTAAACCATCTTTAAAGGCTTCTTTTAACCAATAACTACCTTTTTTTGTCTCAAATAAATAAGCTAATTCCTGATTAACCCTCTCCATTGCCACATTTTTTAATAATTCTTTTAAGTCTTTAATAGTGGCACGGGTAAAAGATTCAATGGTAAAATCTAGTTGAGAAGCCTGTCGATAACCTCGCATTAATCTTAAAGGATCATCCGCTAAATTATCACGACTAATCATCTTTAATATCCCTTTTTTTATATCTATTTCTCCCTGAAAAGGATCAATAATTACACCCTCTCGACAATGAAATGCGATCGCATTTATGGTATAATCTCGCCTAGCCAAATCCTGATAAATTGAATCTCCTTCTTGCCCTGCAAAATCAATAGTTGCATGGGGAAACACTACCCTAGCAATATACCTTACAGGATCTAAAACAACAAATCCTGCTTGATATTCACGGGCGATGATTTTTGCTGTTTCTATTGGCTTATGGGGCAAAACAAAATCTAAGTCTAAATAACTCCTTGAACGTTTTAATAATATATCTCTAACTGCACCACCAACTAAATAACAATTATCAGGTAATAAATTGACATCAAAAGGTAAATTTTGCTTTAAAAAATTATGTAATATCATTAAAAATATTTTTACGTAATTATTATATTTTAATTGAATAATTATACTGTTTATTTGATGGTTATGTATAATTTCAATTCACGATAAAAGTTTATAAATTATTATTTAATAATTGCCTATTGCCTTTTGCTTACCAAACATCAATAATTCCCATACTCAAAGTAATAGAGCCAACTATTTAAACCCAAATTGTGCTTTTAAATTAGGATCTATTTTTGCATAATTACTTAAATCTTCTCCTCTTTCAATAGCTTCTTTTAAGGCTTTTTTATCAGCACTGTAGCTTATTTTTTCAAGACGATATTCTTCTGGTAATTCTTCTATTTTTACTTTTATATCTACTTTAGGATACTCCCTAAATAATAATCTTCTTTCTTCCCCTTCTTCTTTTTTATTTAATGAACCTTCTTGATATAAATTAACCAATGTTTTTTGTAGTAATTCTTGTCCTTTTTCTAATTGTTGAACCTGATTTTTGAGCATTTCATTAACTTTTTTTTGTCTAGCTTTAACAGATGCGATCGCAATTTCATATTGATCATTAATCCATGCAAAACCATCTATATCTAAACCTAATTTTCTTAGTAAAATAATAATTTCTTCTTCATCTTCAAGGTTAACTAAATCCTGCCAAATAGTCGCCGCTTTTTCATGATAATTTTGATGTAAAGAAGTAACAATTTCTTCATTAACAACCACAGACTTTTGAGAATTAATTTGTTGAGTAATATTTTCCAATGGTAATTGATAATCATAACTATTGTTTTCTTGCTTCTCTTTCCATCGATTATTAATCCATTCAGTTTCAAAACGATTCAAAGAATCTTGATAAAGATGCAAAATTTCTACCGCCGAAGACATACTTCTTTTTTGATAAATTTTGACTAAATCTGATAATAAACTCTGACGGTGATTAATTTCTTTTTTTAGCTCAATATATTGTTTAAAACTTAGGTAAAATCGATATAGTTTTTCATCAGTAATATTTTTATTTTGATTATAATTTTGTAAAATAATTTTAACAGAATTTAATTTAGTATTTCCTTCTAAATATTTAACTATTTCTTGGGCAAATATCAAACCGATTTCATCGACTTCAACAGTAGAATTAACAGGAGAAAGAAAAGGAAAAGCAATAGAATTTCTTCCGCTACTATCAGATAAGTTTAAACAACGACTAATAACTGTACTAATTAGATTTCTATCCGTTAAACTATGATTATGATAATCATAAATAACTGCATGAAAAATTTTATCCGCTCTTAATTGACCTCCATTAGTTATCAAAATTTGCCCTAAGTTTTTGACTTGTTCCTGTTTTAATTCCCGATTAATATTTTTTCCCCCTGCCTCTGAAATAATCCTATTAATATCCTCCGCAAAAGATAAATCTTTATCGATATAATTAACTATTACTTCTGTATTTGTTTCCGTCAAAGATTCATATTCAATTATCAACTGAGTTTGATTAATCAGAGTTTCTAAAACTAAATGTTGGAAATTTTCAGGAGGTTTAATTGTTTTAATACTAATTGGAGCAAAATCAAGACCTTGTAAATTCTGCCAAGTCAAGGGTAAACTAGCAGGATTTTGACAAATAATCGGCAACCAAGTAGCACAGGGATATTCGTTTTCAAGTTCTTGGAGTCTTTCCCTAGCTTGTCTCACTGCCAGATAAAGAGTTTGATTTTGAGCAAAATTAGCTAGAAATTCTTTGATGAAAACATGGGCAACTTTATCGGGTATCATTTCTCCCATAACAATGGTTTGAGGAAGATGTAAAGCGGCTAAATCTTTGGCTAACCCTAACCCATCACAAGAGTTAAAAATTGCCAGTCTTAATCCTTTTTGAATAGACTTCATTATCGCTTTATTAAATTCTTCAATAGTAATAATATCTTCTTGATTTAGATATAATTGCCCTTGTTGAGTTAGTGGATTTTTTCCGCTATGTCCTGCAAAAAAAAATAAGTCCCATTCTTCTTCATAAAGATGAGCAAATAATTCTTTTCTACAAGGATTAATTAAAGTTTTAATTTCTGCTTTTTCTAAGTTATTTAATGTCTCTAAATCTGGCTTTAAATTAATTCCTTCATCATTACCTAACACCGCTAATATTCTTATATTTTGTCTCTGTTTTTGAGGAGTATTTAAACTCTTATATTCAATAGGTGCGATCGCAATTTCAGCTTGAGGATATTTAGATAAAAAAGGTTCAAAAAATAAATGCCAAGGAAGAAAAATCAACTCAGAAATTTCCGTTTGAATTAAAAGACGCACGGATTCATCTCTATTTAATTCTGACAATAAATTTTCTCGAACACGGGCAAAATCAGGAAAAGAAGAATTATACCAATTACTTAAAGTTTCTTTTAACTGGGAAGCTGACTGACGGCAACTATCACTAATATGAGTTATTTGTTGAGGAGAAGACCCTAATCTCACTTTTTGATTTAAACTGCGATAACTTTCTTGCCATTGTTGATAATGTTGACGAATCGGTTGACAAGGGGGAAGTTTCCCTGTAAAAGTAGCAAAAGGATGAGCGATGCGATCGCAACTATCTTCACAAATTTGTAAAGTTAAATAAAAACCTGTCTGAAAACTACCTGCTTGAATAGTAAAAAGAATGAGCTTACCCATAATTTAATTAGGAATTGGTAATCAGTAATTAGCAATTAAAACAAGGCAATAGGGAAACCCCCCTTCATCCCCCCTCGAGAGGGGGGAGGGCAAAAGGCAAAGGTAAATAGTGAATAGTGTTGGGGTGAATAGTTGATAATTACTCGTTACTCGTTACTCATTACTTTCTTCTAAAACCTGAAACCTGAAACCTGACACCTTATCTCCCTCATCCCATCATCTCCCCATCCCCTAAACACCCTGACACCTGCAACCTGAATGCAACCTGACACCTATTTCCGAACTCCAAACTTAGATTAATTGACCTTGGTTTCCGTTTCCGTTGTTGGTACAGGCTCTTTAAATACTAACTTAAGTAAAGGCGGAGCAACAAAAGTTGTAACAATAACCATCACAATGATTGCCGCATCCGTTGCAGGAGAAAGAGCGCCACTAGCCGCCCCCACACCAGCAAACACTAAACCAACCTCACCTCTAGGAATCATACCCACACCGACTGCGAGCCTATTAACTTCAGGTTGTGCCCAAATAGTAAAACCAGCCACAACTTTACCGATAATTGCCACCACTATCAAGAAAGAAGCAATAATCAATCCTTCCCTATTACTAGGCACAGCAGGATTTAAAACACTTAAATCAGTTTTTGCCCCAACACAAACAAAGAAAATAGGGACAAACATATCAGCCACAGGAATAATTTGTTCTTCTAATTCTTTTCTTTTCTCTGTCTCTGCCAAAATTAGACCCGCCGCAAATGCTCCTAAAATCGCCTCTAATTGAATAACATTAGCAATATATGCCAGAGTAAAAGCAAAAATCAAACCAGTAATTAGAATATCTCCTCTCGTCTTCATCTGGTTCACTAAACCTACTAACCAAGGACTGATTAAACGTCCAATGAGAATTGCACCGATTAAAAATGCACCAGCACTAATAATGAGATAAACAATTTGACTAATTTGGATTTCTCCAGTTTTAGCTAAACTTGCAACCACTGCCAAAACAATAATACCTAAAATATCATCTAAAACCGCCGCCCCGATGATAATTTGACCTTCTTTTGAGCTTAACTGCCCTAACTCAGCTAATACTTTCGCCGTAATACCAATACTGGTAGCAGTCAAGGCCGCACCGGCAAAAATAGAAGGAATTAAGGGTAGGTGAAAAAAATAATCCAAACCAAAAGTACCCAAGGCAAAAGGAACAACAACCCCTGCCACAGCTACAACAGACGCAGAAGGTCCCACTCTAATTAATTCTTTTAGGTCAGATTCTAAACCAATTTCAAATAAGAGAATAATCACCCCTAACTCAGAAAAAATAGAAATCACCTCACTCACGGTGTCAAAAACCTTCTCTGCTGATGAGGGTTCTAAATTAGCTGTAGTTTCCAAAAATTGAATAATTAAAGACTCATCTCCTGACAATCCACCTTCAGGAAAAATAACTAACTTAAGGGCAGATACCCCGATCACAACCCCACCAACTAACTCCCCTAAAACCGCAGGAAGACCAATTCTTGAACATAACTCCCCCCCGACTTTACTTGCAAAGTAAATTACGATTAATGTTAATAACACCCCAGCCAGAATAAGGGTAGGACTGGCTGTTTCTGTTGATGTTGCTGTTGCGAAAACAGGATAAAACCAAGCCATATATTTTTTGATTCTATTGTTAAAGTTTACTTTCTTTTTTTGATTGTTTACACTTTAACCTATCATGACCTCTGTTCGAGCTAAAATTATGGGGCAAAAAAGGGGATGGTGTATAGTGAAGAATTAAATTAAATATTTATAGGAGCTATCATTGATGAAAATCGCAATTACGGGAGCAACAGGTTTTATTGGTGAAAAATTAGTCAGTAAATTAGCCATTCAACATCAAATTGTCATATTTACCCGTAGTATTGAAAAAGCAAAATCAGCTTTTAAAGCTAGTCTTTTATCTAACTTAGAGTTTGTCTCTTATACTCCCAAACAAGCAGGAGAATGGCAAAAAAAAATAGATGGTTGCGATGCAGTAATTAATTTAGCAGGTGCTCCCATTGCCGAGAGATGGACGACAGATTATAAGCGAGAAATATTAGAGAGTAGGCAATTAGGTACAAGGATGATTGTAGAAGCAATTTCTCAAGGGGAAAATAAACCAAAAGTTTTAATTAATGCTTCTGCCATTGGTTACTATGGCACCAGTGAAACGGAAACTTATACAGAAATTAGCCCTGCAGGAAATGATTTTTTAGCCGAAGTTTGTCAAAGTTGGGAAAATGAAGCCCAGAAAGTGACCTCAGAGGGGGTAAGATTAGTTATTTTTCGTTTAGGCATTGTTTTGGGTAATGGGGGAGCATTAGCAAAGATGATTCCACCTTTTAAAATTTTTGCAGGCGGTCCTATTGGTAGCGGTAAGCAGTGGTTTTCTTGGGTGCATATCGATGATGTGGTAAATATGATTGAAAATGCTTTAACGTCTGACAACATTGAGGGAACATTCAATGCTACTGCTCCTTATCCTGTAACCATGAATCAATTATGTGAAACTCTAGGAAATGTTTTAAAACGTCCTTCTTGGTTGCCTGTGCCGAGTATTGCCCTAGAGCTATTGTTAGGAGATGGAGCAAAAGTGGTATTAGAAGGACAAAAGGTTTTACCACAAAAAACCCAAGAGGTGATGAATTATGATTTTCAGTACTCTAATTTAAAATCTGCCCTAGAAGATATTGTCGGGTGAGAGGGGGAAGTAAGGGCGAATGGCCATTCGCCCGTACAGGAGTTCGGAGTTAAGAGTTATTAATTATCAACTATTTACCTTTGCCCTTTTCTTAATTGCTAATATCTCTAATGGCTTTCGAGATAAACTCTGGCATGGTCAAGTGCGATCGCGATCGAAGGAGAAAACATACTCATGAAATCTTCCATATCTTCGTTGAAATGCCTTGGTTTGGGGTGAGTTAAAGTAAGAATACCTAAAACAAGACTACCCCTTAAAAAAGGAACACAAAGGGCAGAACCAACCTCATAGGGTTGATTCTCAAAATTTAACCATCGCTCATCCTGTTGAGTATCCTTGACTAAAGCCATACGACGATAACGATAAACCCAACCTGCTAAACCTCGATCTAAAATAGTGCCAATCAGGTGAGTTTTTTCTTCTTGAATTGTCGGGCCTCTGGCTAAAATACTTTCTGTAATAACTCCTTTCGGGTTAAGAATAAATAAACTGGCATCCTGTGCTTTTAATAAATCTCTGGTTACTTCGGATATTTCTAGTAAAATAGAGCGTAGCATCAATTTCCCACTCGCCACATTACTCATCATTAAAATAGAACGAAATAACTCTTTTTGAGCTTCCATCGCTCGTTTATATTTACTCAAATCAACTACCAATTTTTTTAGAGAGGCAACCTCCAATGCTAAGGCTTCAGAAGAATGTTGACGGGGGGAATTCATGATTATTATTTTTTCAGACGAGATTCTGTCAAGCTAATTATAGAACAATCTACAATTTGAGAGTAGAGTTATTTTTTTTACCTCAGTTTGGCTTATTTCGCTCTTACATCCCCTTCCGTTGCGGACAGTTTTAAGAATATCTGAACTCAAAGAAAAAAGTATTAAAAAATACCAAAAATTTTATATCTCACATTCAGAAAGAAGAAAATATCATTACATATAATTCATTTTTATTTCAAATATAAAAAACCTGATTTAAACTAATTTTTAATCAAAATAATGCTTAATAACGTTAGTAACGATGGAGATATAACTGCATTTGTGAAAGTTAGCTCAAATGAATGAGTATAAATTTATCGTGGAAATAAATAAAAAAGTAGGCAAAAATAAATATTAAGTGTCAAAAAATAAGTAGTTTTACTCTTTATTTAAAAAAAGTTATTTTACTCATTTAAGAATAACAATTTTTTTAGTGCGGAATTTGCATTTTACTATTTAATAATCTCCTGTTGCCTGTTGCTCATTGCCTACCTTAACCAATAATGGTTTACATACTCAAAGTAATAGAGCCATTAATTTTGAGTATTTGTTTCTACTTCCTGAGAAGGAGTTTGTTTCTGCTGTTGCATTTCTAAAATTCTCTTTTGCTGTAATTGTTTGAAATTCTCCGCTTCTGAATTGATGTTATTTTCTGTATCTTCGGCAAAGTCTGAGCCACTACGACTATTGAAAAAATTAGCATTGTGAATTATGTCAAGGGGATTAATGCCGTCACCATAAAAAGGGTTTCTCTCATTACTTTGAAAAGGTTCATTTTTGCCATTAATGTTGTTACTTTGAGCATTAGCAGGAGCAAAAAAACTTGCCAGTGCAATGAAAGCAAAGGAAATGGCTAGGGTTTTATTTTTGTTAATAATCATAAAATATACTGTTTAATATCTATCTGTTTTTATACTTGTTAGACGGTGAAAAGTTAATCGAGTTTCCGTCTCAATTACTATTTTAAACCTGATTAAAATTGATTGAGGTTTTTATGACGTTAGCCCAACGAAGATCAACACTTTCCATGATAGCATGATCAAAATTACACATAAAAATGTCTGCTTTTCCTAGATGGGTATTTACTAACTTGGCATGGGAAAAAGAAGTCTTGTAAATTTTGCTTTCTCCTAATTCCGTCTCATAAAAAATTGCCTTGCTGAAGTCTGATTCACAAATAAAACTTTGCACCATATTCGCTTCACTTAAATTGCTACGATGTAAACGAGCTTTAAATAAGACGGATTGTCTCATGTTAGCAAGTCTTAGGTTAACTCCAATTAAGTTACTATGACTTAAATCTGCACTACTCAGGTTAGCAAATCGTAAATTACTACCAATAAAATTGACATGACTTAGATTGCATCCACTAAAATTTATTGCTTCTAAATCATAACTATTCAAATTGATACCAGATAAGTCGATGGTTTCTTCTGGATTTAATTCACGCCAGTGATTCCATTTTGGTACATGATGTAATAAGTCTAACCAATATTCTCTTTTTTTCATATGTATTTGTTTTATTTTTAATTAAGATAAAATCTATTAGGGTTTTCTTATGGGACTATTGTAACTTTTTTACTCTCATTTATTATTCTCATTATTACTATATCTGTTGGTTAGCAAGTAATAAACTAAATATTTCATAAGGTTTTATTAAAGTATCTTCGACATTCGGTGCATTATTTTCTAAGACATTAATTCTTTTGATTATCTTTAAATCAAATTCATTTTTAAAAGTTAATAGACTTGACTTTCCTTCACATTCATAACCACGAATAATCATTTGAGAAGGATTTTTTTCTGCTTGTTTAAATGTCATTAAAACAAAATTATTTTCCTCAATATTTATAAATTCATGATTAGTCTTTAAACCTAAATCTTTTTTCTCTCTTTTTTCTGTTAATAAAGCTAATAAAGATATATTAAATTCATAGCCCTTTTGTACTGTTTTTCCTTCTTTCCAACCCTGTTTATGTCCATAAATACCATAACTAAATTCGTGAAAGCCTCGATCGCATTTTGGATCTGGCCATTTCGGACTTCTTAATAAACTCAAACGTAATTGATTAGGTTTAGCAGAATAACCATATTTACAATCATTGAGTAAACTTACCCCATAATTATCATTATTATCGGTTAAATCTGCCCAGTGATGGCCATAAACTTCCCATTGTGCCTTTTCCTCATCTGTCTGAGGTTTAGTAGTGCGTTGGATGTTGCCACAGGCGATTTCATAGGTGACATAATCACTTTCTAAATTGAAAGGAAAACTTACTTTTAAGAGGGTATAATCTTCTTGCCAATTAACCTTATTTTTTATTTTTAAAATCGGTGACTGAAAATCAAGAATATAGTCTTGGATAAACTCTGATTTGTTATAAGTTTTAATAACTCTAATTCTCTGTCTTAATATGCCTTTTTCTAACCAGTTAATTGACACTAATTGAGGGTTATCTAATCGATAATTTTCATAATTAGGATCTATATTCCAAGCATCCCAATATTGCCCTTTATCCTCGAATAATTGTAACTCGTTTCCCTCTCCTTTAATAATTTCTCGTTGGTTGACTTTGTCAAATATCCCGTCAATATTACCTGTTTTTTTATCAATAATTACCCGTAAAGAATCATTCTCTAAAATATAAGTAATATCTTCTTCAATTATTTCCATTCCATTGTGTGGAACAGGCATCTTACCCGTATTTATATCCTCTTTTAGGATAGTATCATGATCTTCTCTAAAACCCCTTAATAAGGGAAGGATTTTATTGGTTAAATAAAAGGATTTATAGCCAACACTAGGTACATTTTCAGCAAGAAATAACAACTTACCTTCATGGCTTATTTGTGTTAATAACTCTTTTCCTTCACCATCATAAATTTTATATTTTTCTCCCTCTATATCCAATTCAACTATTTCTGACCTTATCCAATTCAGGCTATTAAAAATCGTTACTTCATAATCATATTCTAAATTAAAATTAGGTAATTTAATATAAGATGCGATCGCATTTAAGCTGTTAGATAAAATATTATTAGTAGAGGTAATTATTTCTTGATAAAGTTGATTAGCTTCTGTAAAAACAGGAGTTATAGAAGTGCCGGGTAAAATATCATGGAATTGATTTAATAATAGTTTTTGCCAATTAGCCTCTATTTGAGATTGTATGTGATTATCAACTTGATACTCTGGAATAAATTGATTATGTAAAATAGTGGCAATAGTAGAGAATAATTCCGCTTGATATAGTAACTTTTCACAATAACGATTTTGATATTTTTGATCTCCATGAGTAGTATAACAACCCCGATGTAATTCTAAGTAAAGTTCACTATTCCACACAGGATAATTTTGAGGAGAAATAGTACTAATTTTGTTTAAGTAATCTTCCGCAGTGCTAAACTTAATTTTAGGGAAAAAAGGAGAGTCATCATAACGTTGGGCAACCTCTAGCATATCACGAGTGGGTCCTCCGCCGTGATCTCCAACCCCGGGCAACCAGAAAATATCTTTTAATCCCGTTTGTTTTTCCCAGTCAATACTGTAGTTAGTCATGGTGATAGGGTTTGTATCCATAACCCCCGTGACATTGGGCGGAGACATAAGAGTGAGAATTTGACTACCATCAGGAGATTGCCACCAAAAGCAACCATAAGCAAATTTATTCGTATCATTCCAATGCAATTTACCTGTCACAAAATATTCAATTTCTGCTTGTCTTAAAATCTGCGGTAATTGCCACGGAAAACCAAAGGTATCAGGAAGCCATGCAACTTTATTATATTTCCCAAACTTTTCCTTAAAATATTTTTGTCCATATAATAACTGTCTAACTAAAGATTCTCCGCTAATTAAATTAACTTCAGGCTCAATCCACATTCCCCCCAATATTTCCCATTGAGAAGATGCGATCGCATTTTTTATTTGATTAAATAATAATAAATTATGAGACTCAATCCATTGATATAGATACGCAGTGGTATGACCAAATGTTAAGTATTTATATTCTTTTTGAAGATTTAAAACAGAATTAAAAGTTCTTTGAGCGACTTCATAAGTTTCCTCAAGAGTCCATAACCAAGCCATATCTAAATGAGCATGACCTAAAGGATAAAAACATCTTTCTTTGATATAATTACTTAGGGGTAAAAGTTTATCTCTTAGATTAGCTAATTCTTGATGAAAAAGAGACTTATTATCAACATACTCCCAATTTAATTCTTGAATTGCCAGATCTAAAAATGGTTTTTTGTCAGGGTGAAAATTATCAAGATATTGACTTAATACGGTTAATTCATTTGCTACAAAACTGGGATCAATTTCTCCTTTTTTTGCTTCATAAACACATCGAGAAATCATCAAACCACCAATATCATGATTAGGACTAATTAAGCGAATTGTGATTAAAAATTCTTGGTGAGGCTTAACATTTTCTGTAACTAAAAGA
This is a stretch of genomic DNA from Cyanobacterium aponinum PCC 10605. It encodes these proteins:
- a CDS encoding cation:proton antiporter; its protein translation is MAWFYPVFATATSTETASPTLILAGVLLTLIVIYFASKVGGELCSRIGLPAVLGELVGGVVIGVSALKLVIFPEGGLSGDESLIIQFLETTANLEPSSAEKVFDTVSEVISIFSELGVIILLFEIGLESDLKELIRVGPSASVVAVAGVVVPFALGTFGLDYFFHLPLIPSIFAGAALTATSIGITAKVLAELGQLSSKEGQIIIGAAVLDDILGIIVLAVVASLAKTGEIQISQIVYLIISAGAFLIGAILIGRLISPWLVGLVNQMKTRGDILITGLIFAFTLAYIANVIQLEAILGAFAAGLILAETEKRKELEEQIIPVADMFVPIFFVCVGAKTDLSVLNPAVPSNREGLIIASFLIVVAIIGKVVAGFTIWAQPEVNRLAVGVGMIPRGEVGLVFAGVGAASGALSPATDAAIIVMVIVTTFVAPPLLKLVFKEPVPTTETETKVN
- a CDS encoding CCA tRNA nucleotidyltransferase, producing MILHNFLKQNLPFDVNLLPDNCYLVGGAVRDILLKRSRSYLDLDFVLPHKPIETAKIIAREYQAGFVVLDPVRYIARVVFPHATIDFAGQEGDSIYQDLARRDYTINAIAFHCREGVIIDPFQGEIDIKKGILKMISRDNLADDPLRLMRGYRQASQLDFTIESFTRATIKDLKELLKNVAMERVNQELAYLFETKKGSYWLKEAFKDGLLDLCFPSADEKMVNLLANIDESAQFLSSKYRSNFPDNYSWYKEAKLACLTNQNPSIAETELINLKYSRQEIKSVLTILQFTNNLTEIDFQKNKRKQYFFFQSVGDYFPNLAVFALAHNVSKDLILQLMELYQNPEDAIAHPQPLLSGKDIMKYLNIAPSPLIGKILTEIQIAYIEGKINNKETAIDFIKNNFIT
- a CDS encoding macro domain-containing protein, whose product is MGKLILFTIQAGSFQTGFYLTLQICEDSCDRIAHPFATFTGKLPPCQPIRQHYQQWQESYRSLNQKVRLGSSPQQITHISDSCRQSASQLKETLSNWYNSSFPDFARVRENLLSELNRDESVRLLIQTEISELIFLPWHLFFEPFLSKYPQAEIAIAPIEYKSLNTPQKQRQNIRILAVLGNDEGINLKPDLETLNNLEKAEIKTLINPCRKELFAHLYEEEWDLFFFAGHSGKNPLTQQGQLYLNQEDIITIEEFNKAIMKSIQKGLRLAIFNSCDGLGLAKDLAALHLPQTIVMGEMIPDKVAHVFIKEFLANFAQNQTLYLAVRQARERLQELENEYPCATWLPIICQNPASLPLTWQNLQGLDFAPISIKTIKPPENFQHLVLETLINQTQLIIEYESLTETNTEVIVNYIDKDLSFAEDINRIISEAGGKNINRELKQEQVKNLGQILITNGGQLRADKIFHAVIYDYHNHSLTDRNLISTVISRCLNLSDSSGRNSIAFPFLSPVNSTVEVDEIGLIFAQEIVKYLEGNTKLNSVKIILQNYNQNKNITDEKLYRFYLSFKQYIELKKEINHRQSLLSDLVKIYQKRSMSSAVEILHLYQDSLNRFETEWINNRWKEKQENNSYDYQLPLENITQQINSQKSVVVNEEIVTSLHQNYHEKAATIWQDLVNLEDEEEIIILLRKLGLDIDGFAWINDQYEIAIASVKARQKKVNEMLKNQVQQLEKGQELLQKTLVNLYQEGSLNKKEEGEERRLLFREYPKVDIKVKIEELPEEYRLEKISYSADKKALKEAIERGEDLSNYAKIDPNLKAQFGFK
- a CDS encoding DUF3386 domain-containing protein gives rise to the protein MTQTLTAEQLFRNAYENRYTWDENFPGYTCDITYKTPTATYTAKGKIESNLQFSISDIEDSSAQKAIQQQLWEITIHRVNHSFEKSHGENTFSFGETDADGAVEILVGGASQGNKYKVKDNVVTLVYRKIRDIFVTINTFEVLHTDKGYLSLGYDSIYADAQTGEQKGAKSIFHDKFEKVGDYYVLTNRQIITEENEQPTITEFSFSNIVFN